The Rhododendron vialii isolate Sample 1 chromosome 5a, ASM3025357v1 genome contains a region encoding:
- the LOC131327528 gene encoding uncharacterized protein LOC131327528 — METSIASSPSIDKQEKVDPSIHHNLESEDHTMDVEKHVTDVVVTEQKSQQEGDTSTLGSYVGPSTIPTSTCPPYDYTEHFTTETMSIFFDRIFPSDEALVDWIRCTGKQHGFIIVIKGSEKCIKNRTPRMRFSCERSGKYRSIVKKVDGKEGNDGWTVSIYNGTHNHPPAVYLEGHSYAGREILTHLKVQDPENITSIKTVYNVRQKYRVIEKAEKTQMQHLLDRLEKYHYVHWTRGNKT; from the exons ATGGAAACCTCGATTGCTTCTTCTCCCTCCATtgataaacaagaaaaagttgacCCATCAATACACCACAATTTGGAGTCGGAAGATCACACAATGGATGTTGAGAAACATGTCACAGATGTTGTAGTGACGGAGCAAAAATCGCAGCAAGAG GGTGACACTTCAACACTTGGTAGTTATGTAGGGCCATCGACTATACCTACTTCGACTTGTCCTCCATACGATTATACGGAGCATTTTACAACGGAGAcgatgagtattttttttgataga ATTTTTCCATCCGATGAAGCGTTGGTAGATTGGATAAGATGCACTGGTAAACAACACGGGTTTATCATTGTGATTAAGGGTTCTGAGAAATGTATTAAGAATCGCACACCTAGGATGAGGTTTTCATGTGAAAGGAGTGGTAAGTATAGGTCGATTGTGAAGAAAGTTGATGGGAAGGAG GGCAATGATGGTTGGACTGTCTCTATCTATAATGGCACCCACAACCATCCTCCAGCGGTGTACTTGGAGGGTCATTCGTATGCCGGGAG AGAAATCCTAACCCATTTGAAGGTTCAAGATCCTGAGAACATAACGTCTATCAAAACCGTGTACAATGTACGACAAAAGTATAGAGTGATAGAGAAAGCTGAAAAAACTCAAATGCAACATTTGTTGGATCGGCTAGAAAAGTACCACTATGTTCATTGGACCCGTGGGAACAAGACTTAG
- the LOC131327529 gene encoding uncharacterized protein LOC131327529 — protein MDCTYNTNKYKFPLLQIVGVTSTEMTFCAAFAFMECEKMKNYIWVLEKLKGMMDPNALPSVIVTDGELVLMNAITNVFPHATNLLCRWHIGKNVLAKCRKMFDDKMWEEFICSWGLVVLSSSVAQYEERLRVLKRNFEMVPATLEYVEKNWYIEEMIVEINSRFNESMIKNKRVYLLSSQIQLSSHLEPNYFEILENSWSRISSLGLLEVV, from the coding sequence ATGGATTGCACATACAATACGAATAAGTACAAGTTTCCTTTACTTCAAATTGTTGGTGTAACATCAACGGAGATGACTTTTTGTGCAGCGTTTGCTTTTATGGAgtgtgaaaaaatgaaaaactacaTTTGGGTCTTGGAGAAGCTAAAAGGCATGATGGATCCCAACGCGCTTCCGTCCGTTATTGTCACGGATGGGGAGTTGGTGCTTATGAATGCCATCACAAATGTTTTCCCTCATGCTACCAACCTCCTATGTAGGTGGCATATTGGCAAAAACGTATTAGCCAAGTGTAGAAAGATGTTTGATGACAAGATGTGGGAGGAGTTTATTTGCAGTTGGGGCCTAGTCGTCCTTTCATCGAGTGTTGCACAATACGAGGAGCGCCTTCGTGTTTTGAAGCGTAATTTTGAAATGGTTCCTGCAACACTTGAGTACGTCGAGAAAAATTGGTATATAGAGGAAATGATTGTTGAGATTAACTCAAGGTTCAATGAGAGCATGATAAAAAATAAGAGGGTTTATCTTCTGAGCTCGCAGATTCAATTAAGCTCTCATCTTGaaccaaattattttgaaatccTTGAAAATTCGTGGTCGCGAATTTCAAGCTTGGGGTTGCTCGAGGTGGTGTGA